One Niabella beijingensis DNA window includes the following coding sequences:
- a CDS encoding TSUP family transporter: protein MNEVLVKSSDSISKQEVSFFLKIRGLTTVILGGGNTALLQLQKLLAETPEPAVKMVAARFHESIQALAAIHSSIRLEERPYESEDLLQAGLVVIAETDPEITDRIINDAEENGFLSVDGALEYKKRTGDAILNSHVVREKEKFSSKRIATYALAAFTFMLIGHLVFSYWPFDAIKEQAVVLYNSLGQSFLIMLAAGFVAQLVDGALGMGYGVTSATILLSAGVNPAAISGSIHTAEMFASGASGYSHYKFGNVNKKLFKALLIPGVIGAIGGAVLLVYLGEKYSDWVRPVLAFYTLFLGLKILYNAFRKQIAKKKFKYYRALAGAGGFFDSFGGGGWGPIVTTTLITKGRSPKYVIGSVSLTEFFVTLSSAFTFFILLGVSHWQTILGLIVGGLIAAPLAAKLAGRLPRKTSFILVGLLVIIWSIKILIKLI from the coding sequence ATGAATGAGGTTTTAGTAAAAAGCAGCGATAGTATTTCAAAACAAGAGGTTTCCTTTTTTTTAAAAATACGCGGTCTGACCACGGTGATCTTGGGCGGCGGGAACACTGCCCTGTTGCAGCTGCAGAAGCTCCTGGCGGAGACACCGGAACCAGCTGTAAAAATGGTAGCAGCCCGATTCCATGAATCCATCCAGGCACTGGCGGCAATACATTCATCGATCCGGCTGGAAGAACGTCCTTATGAATCAGAGGATCTTTTACAGGCTGGTCTGGTGGTGATCGCAGAAACAGACCCGGAGATTACGGACAGGATCATCAACGATGCGGAAGAAAACGGATTTTTAAGTGTTGATGGGGCCCTTGAATATAAAAAACGTACCGGTGACGCTATCCTGAATTCACATGTTGTACGGGAAAAAGAGAAGTTTTCCTCCAAAAGGATCGCAACCTATGCATTGGCAGCCTTTACCTTTATGCTGATCGGGCACCTGGTATTTTCCTACTGGCCTTTTGATGCCATAAAGGAGCAGGCTGTGGTACTTTATAACTCGCTCGGACAGTCGTTCCTGATCATGCTGGCCGCCGGTTTTGTGGCACAGCTGGTGGACGGCGCGCTGGGTATGGGGTACGGTGTAACCAGTGCTACGATATTATTATCAGCCGGTGTAAATCCTGCTGCCATCAGCGGAAGCATCCATACGGCAGAAATGTTTGCCAGCGGCGCTTCCGGATACAGCCATTATAAGTTTGGTAATGTAAATAAAAAACTGTTTAAAGCATTGCTGATACCCGGAGTGATCGGTGCCATCGGGGGCGCGGTGCTGCTGGTATACCTGGGGGAAAAATACAGCGATTGGGTGCGTCCGGTGCTTGCTTTTTATACCCTGTTCCTGGGACTGAAGATCCTGTACAATGCCTTTCGTAAACAGATCGCAAAAAAGAAATTTAAATACTATCGTGCGCTGGCAGGTGCCGGAGGCTTTTTTGACTCCTTTGGCGGCGGCGGATGGGGGCCTATTGTTACCACAACACTGATCACCAAGGGACGCAGTCCTAAATATGTGATCGGGTCCGTAAGTCTTACAGAATTTTTTGTTACTCTTTCCAGCGCCTTTACCTTTTTTATCCTGCTGGGTGTAAGTCACTGGCAAACCATTCTTGGGCTGATTGTCGGGGGATTGATCGCGGCACCACTGGCGGCAAAGCTCGCTGGAAGGTTGCCCCGGAAAACCTCCTTT